One window of the Sphingobacteriaceae bacterium genome contains the following:
- the spoIID gene encoding stage II sporulation protein D, with amino-acid sequence MAALVIGVLVLGIPLYFAGMGQAPQVPAPPAPAGGDLTLRLYRDDLDVLVELPLEAYVEGVTAAEMPAAFHPEALKAQAVVARTYAVRRLPFFGGRGCDRHPEADLCSDPATGQAYMDEAQMRDRWGPVRYWLYRRRIRQAVRETQGEILVFDGGPIDAVYHSTSGGHTENAAAVWGRHVPYLVGVPSPHEEDSPRFLQEFTFTVAEVAARLDIPAGVIRRALAAGEEVITVVETGVSGRPVTLSIAGTTMAATEFRQRLDLPSTWFTHRWHDGRLTLEVRGYGHGVGMSQYGAQGMAQAGYDYRAILAHYYRGARLRPMFME; translated from the coding sequence ATGGCGGCCCTGGTCATCGGGGTGCTGGTGCTGGGCATCCCCCTCTACTTCGCCGGCATGGGACAGGCTCCCCAGGTGCCGGCCCCGCCGGCGCCCGCCGGCGGCGACCTGACGCTCCGGCTGTACCGGGATGATTTGGACGTCCTGGTGGAGCTGCCCCTGGAGGCCTATGTGGAGGGGGTGACGGCGGCGGAAATGCCTGCCGCCTTCCACCCCGAAGCCCTCAAGGCCCAGGCCGTGGTGGCCAGGACTTACGCCGTGCGCCGGCTGCCCTTCTTCGGAGGCCGGGGCTGTGACCGGCACCCTGAGGCCGATTTGTGCTCCGACCCGGCCACCGGCCAGGCCTACATGGATGAAGCCCAGATGCGCGACCGCTGGGGCCCCGTCCGCTACTGGCTCTACCGCCGCCGGATCCGCCAGGCGGTGCGGGAGACCCAGGGGGAGATCCTCGTCTTTGACGGTGGGCCCATAGATGCCGTGTACCATTCCACCAGCGGCGGCCATACGGAAAACGCCGCCGCCGTCTGGGGCCGGCATGTCCCCTACCTGGTAGGGGTGCCTTCCCCCCACGAAGAAGACTCACCCCGCTTCCTGCAGGAGTTCACCTTCACCGTGGCCGAGGTGGCCGCCCGCCTGGACATCCCCGCCGGCGTCATCCGGCGGGCCCTGGCGGCGGGTGAGGAAGTGATCACCGTTGTTGAGACGGGCGTTTCGGGCCGGCCCGTCACCTTGTCCATCGCCGGAACCACTATGGCCGCCACGGAGTTCCGTCAAAGGCTGGATCTGCCCTCCACTTGGTTCACCCACCGCTGGCACGACGGCCGCCTCACCCTGGAGGTGAGAGGCTACGGCCACGGGGTGGGCATGTCCCAATACGGCGCCCAGGGCATGGCCCAGGCGGGGTACGACTACCGGGCCATCCTGGCCCATTACTACCGAGGCGCCCGCCTGCGCCCCATGTTCATGGAGTAA
- the murA gene encoding UDP-N-acetylglucosamine 1-carboxyvinyltransferase, translated as MAIVVEGGSPLRGTVRAAGAKNAALPILAATLLADEACIIGRVPDLDDVRTMVALLRHLGLSVRRQGEDTLHIQPDQYLRTDTPFELASRMRASFLVTGPLLARLGRVQAHLPGGCAIGTRPIDLHIKGLQALGASISFHGGVLTMTGGPLRGAQIHLDVPSVTATENIMMAAALARGRTVIGNAAREPEVVDLARFLQSMGARISGAGTGQMVIEGRPSLGGAAYRVMADRIETATYLLAGALPGNHVTILDAEPEHLSAVIAKLREAGVSIKTGSGRIEVRGWARPQGVDVRTLPHPGFPTDVQPPMTSLLAVAQGTSTITETIFENRFLHAPELNRMGASIRVEGGVAIIKGVPQLTGTRVRATDLRAGAALVLAALAARGTTEIEGVHHIRRGYEHLVEKLRGLGAVVYEGEPGQRQDAAPTRGLRPPLF; from the coding sequence ATGGCCATCGTAGTGGAGGGCGGGAGCCCCCTAAGGGGTACCGTCAGGGCGGCGGGGGCCAAGAACGCGGCCTTGCCCATCCTGGCCGCCACCCTGCTGGCCGACGAAGCATGCATCATCGGGCGGGTGCCCGACCTGGACGACGTCCGGACCATGGTGGCCCTGCTGCGGCATCTGGGCCTTTCCGTCCGGCGCCAGGGCGAGGACACCCTCCATATCCAACCAGACCAATACTTGCGCACCGATACGCCTTTTGAACTGGCGAGCCGGATGCGGGCCTCCTTCCTGGTGACGGGGCCCCTTCTGGCTCGCCTTGGTCGTGTTCAGGCCCACCTGCCCGGGGGCTGCGCCATCGGCACCCGGCCCATCGACCTGCACATCAAGGGCCTGCAGGCCTTGGGCGCCTCCATTTCCTTTCACGGGGGCGTGCTCACCATGACCGGGGGGCCCCTGCGGGGCGCCCAAATTCACCTGGACGTCCCCAGCGTGACGGCCACGGAAAATATCATGATGGCGGCCGCCCTGGCCCGGGGACGGACCGTCATCGGCAACGCCGCCCGGGAGCCCGAAGTAGTGGACCTGGCCCGCTTCCTGCAGAGCATGGGCGCCCGCATCAGCGGCGCCGGCACCGGCCAGATGGTCATCGAGGGCCGGCCGTCCCTGGGGGGCGCCGCCTACCGGGTGATGGCCGATCGCATCGAAACGGCCACCTACCTGCTGGCGGGCGCCTTGCCCGGCAACCACGTCACCATCCTGGACGCCGAGCCCGAGCACCTGAGTGCCGTCATAGCCAAGCTGCGGGAAGCCGGCGTCTCCATCAAGACAGGCTCCGGCCGCATTGAAGTGCGGGGCTGGGCCCGGCCCCAAGGGGTGGACGTGCGCACCTTGCCCCATCCCGGCTTTCCCACCGACGTGCAGCCCCCCATGACGTCCTTGCTGGCGGTAGCCCAGGGCACCAGCACCATCACCGAAACCATCTTCGAGAACCGCTTTCTCCACGCGCCGGAACTGAACCGCATGGGCGCCTCCATCCGGGTGGAGGGCGGGGTGGCCATCATCAAAGGCGTGCCCCAGCTGACGGGCACCAGGGTGCGGGCCACCGACCTGCGGGCGGGGGCCGCCCTGGTGCTGGCGGCCTTGGCGGCCCGGGGCACCACGGAAATCGAAGGCGTCCACCACATCCGCCGGGGCTACGAACACCTGGTGGAAAAGCTCCGGGGCCTGGGAGCCGTGGTGTATGAAGGGGAGCCCGGGCAGCGGCAGGACGCCGCCCCGACCCGGGGCCTCCGACCCCCCTTGTTCTGA